Within Vespa velutina chromosome 8, iVesVel2.1, whole genome shotgun sequence, the genomic segment attGCACTCTGTTATACTTTTTTATGACGATCGTGGCTGTTACCAATAAATGTAACAACCAATCAGTTAAATactatcatatataaataaaattatttagttATGCTCAATGATTAGTTCAAATTTCACTGtgatttatcaatttatcagttgattgtaaaataaatgttcaaTACTTTTACAGTTGATAACTACATATTCCAAATATTGTAAATCttaaaagagatatttttttacaactgCATGacaaattatcataaaaacaATAGTAATGCAAACTCGcagatatgtatttatataaatatcttgagTTACCTTACGCTCGATCGTCATTTTGATCGCTGTAAACATTTATAGATATTGTATTAGTAATTACATTGTCACTGTTTGTTGttgtcattttaataatatagattgTTGATAATACTTACAACAAATTGAATCCACGGGCAGCAAGATCTTCTGCAACGTCTGCAACTTCTGCAATAGCTGCATCTACATCCCCaaacaatgaagaaaagaaaagggaaaaaagattcCAATTACTTAAATTTCCTCTTTGACCTGTAGTAGGTCGTCCATAAGTATCTATACTGTTAGCAGGTGGTAGTGGATCGTGTAATAACACTGGTGCTGCCTCTTGAAtcttagatagatatatagaaaaagtaaataaataaaaaaaaaaaaaaaaaataagtatttacagtatttgttaaaatattttttttcttatctatcttgcacattttttattatttcataatgaaaatatacctCTTGAATGTTGACTgtaatctcttttatatctgcAAGTATAATGtgtcttaaaatatttgttggcAAATTCCCCTTATATCGTTCGCCACGCTTTACTTCACAATATTTAACGTAACTATCTTGAGAATCAATCCGATCAAGGACTAAATGTACACATTTTTCCAACCATGGCAAAATATCAGCTTCTTTCCATAAATGAAAACTACGTACTATGtacaaattttgtaatttctcTAAGGCTACAGAAGTCGTTGTTTTAGCTTTgctattgaaaaaattatgagCAGTCAcctagaatatttatatttttaattatcttttgtcTTATACAGATATCTTCTTATTTACCTTCGAGTCAGTTTGTACActacatttttctaataagGGCATGAGAACCCCTGGAAACATTATGAGagcattttgtaataattcatCAGCAGTATCATAATTGCCCAAACAAAAATGTGAAAGAGCCAAACTATAAGCTATATTTGGAAGTTGAGTTAAATTCCTTGCGCTATCCCAAAGATTGCAGAAATCCACAAACCATTCGTACTCTCTGGCTCTTAATGCATAAAAGTCAATAAATAGAACAGCTGCTAATGGATCTTGTTGAGGATCAAGTGCTAGCAgtaatttacaaaattctaGGCTTGTtctgaaattataaaaaatctattatattctttgtatttaatattatatgtgtatttatgttacttgtttatttatttacattaccTGTAACAAGCACGTCCACCAACAAAGATAAGATgtttaaataatgttataaacaATGCACGATTTAACTGTTTCTTATAATCCAATCTGCAACATGCTGTTGTCATATTAAACAATGGATGAAATGCACACTCTAAACAATACAATGCTCTTTCTGTAAATTCTACAGCCATTGGCAAATCCTCGCTAAGCTTACATAATTCTGCTAATTGCAGTAATGTATCCACATGATAAGAAtgagtatttattatattctaaaatgattagatatatatacataaatataacacGCATACTACAaacttattatcttttaaataacttACTATAAGACTTTCAGGATTGGAACTTTCAACAGCTTCAAAGAATTTAGATTGTATCTGCCTATATGAAGAATCGTGCtcataaacaaaatattgaaCATTTTCAACAGATTTCATTGTAGAATCCAAAGACATTGATAATCCAGATTTTCCAATCGGTGGCCAATTCTCTCTTGGAGATACCAACCAAGTTTTCTTTAAATGGCCTATACGTCCTCTATTCCTTCGTTTgctaacatattttattaagtcattaatataatttgtcaaatataataatatatatatatatatatatatattgttattttataaaaatacccTTGTTCTGCTTGTATAGTTTTACTTCCAAAAATTCTCTTAAGTTCATTATATGGATTTAATTGCTTATGCTGAACAGTCAGAATACTTTCTTTAGATTTTCCTACAATCCATTGTGGCTTTTCAGAATTCTGTTTACTAGAACCTGGTAATGGTTCTCCAAGTAGTTGATTTACTTCTCTTACTGTTCTTTCAATTTCATCTATTTCTTCCTCGTCTTCAAGTTTACGTATTTGTGTTTTACCAATATCTGGTTTCCtacgctttttctttttttttttacctttaacAATATC encodes:
- the LOC124951314 gene encoding transcription factor 25; translated protein: MSTRYMKKVFGGDVIVDGDKENVSDVENSVNDNFKSKSFNVFDVLNDNSPSESETVGETHNETNSDIVKGKKKKKKRRKPDIGKTQIRKLEDEEEIDEIERTVREVNQLLGEPLPGSSKQNSEKPQWIVGKSKESILTVQHKQLNPYNELKRIFGSKTIQAEQGKRRNRGRIGHLKKTWLVSPRENWPPIGKSGLSMSLDSTMKSVENVQYFVYEHDSSYRQIQSKFFEAVESSNPESLINIINTHSYHVDTLLQLAELCKLSEDLPMAVEFTERALYCLECAFHPLFNMTTACCRLDYKKQLNRALFITLFKHLIFVGGRACYRTSLEFCKLLLALDPQQDPLAAVLFIDFYALRAREYEWFVDFCNLWDSARNLTQLPNIAYSLALSHFCLGNYDTADELLQNALIMFPGVLMPLLEKCSVQTDSKVTAHNFFNSKAKTTTSVALEKLQNLYIVRSFHLWKEADILPWLEKCVHLVLDRIDSQDSYVKYCEVKRGERYKGNLPTNILRHIILADIKEITVNIQEIQEAAPVLLHDPLPPANSIDTYGRPTTGQRGNLSNWNLFSLFFSSLFGDVDAAIAEVADVAEDLAARGFNLFDQNDDRA